CGAACGAGATACCACCGCCGCTCCGGAAACCAACCAAGATGACCATGGACCACGTTCCCTTaagcgaagaaagaccgTTAGTGGTCTTCGCTTGGCTCCGCATACCCAGGATGCTGCCATTACAGGGACTGAATCTCAGATCGACGGCTGTGCTGCATCAGATTCAAATGGGATGACTGACGATGCTCAAAAGTCGTCTGTTCGCCAGGTGCATAGTGACACCAGGTTTCCCCAGCGCAAAAACCCAAGCAAAGATACATCTGCCCCAGCTCTAGAACCAACGTCAACCGACAAACTCATCGCGGGTATCTGGAGACAAGTGTTTTCACCTGTCAAGCTGAGTCGATTCCATTCTGTATGCCTTCTCGGgctgaaaagaaagatgacTGCCTGAACTAACCAACTCAGGTCATAGAACCCGGCATAGACATCCGCACCGGCGTTAGTGGAGAGGTATGTTATATCGTGCAACTATTTGCGTCGTAAAACGAAGGGCTTCAACTCGAGTCTCCTGAGGTCTTGGTAGGTGAAGGAAGAGTACGATAACTAACTGTCACCAGGTTTTCCGGGCAGTCAACACCCTATGCTTAAAATACTATAACCAAAGTCAGTCCTCTCGCGCGCTTGAGATGATAGTACAAGCCTACTGGATTGAATGTTACGAGGCTCGTATTGCTGTTCTTCGCTTAGAGAATCCTAACCTGTCGGCTATGGAAATCCGAATGATGGGCTTGAGAGAGGCCTGTGCGGTTCTCaactggaaagaaaaggatctGCGGAACCGAATGTATGCGATATACCTCTTGAACTATAAGTCGCCAAGCTAACCGCTACCTCAACTCAGTGCCATCTGGCGCGGatacaaggaaatcaaagatgCCGGCGGCTGGGCTAGTTTGATATTTGCAAGCGCCGGGGTATACCGATTCTGCAAATACCGTACTGGCTTTGGAGAGGGCTTTTCCACGCGCCTCCGACATATCCGGTCTAGTCTGGAGGTGGCCGCTGATACGTTGCATCCGGATTGGAGGGATCTACTCCAGGTGATTGGGCAACAAGAGACACGGCAGTACCATGGCCACCCACATGAATGGGTAACAGTAACAGGAAGACCAGCAGTCCCCTTGAGTTCAACATATGAGCATCTTCAGCTCCCAAATGGCTTCCATTTTCGCTTCATCGATGAGTGCGTGCTTGACACGGCTGCCTTTGGCACAGAGGATCCTCGCCGGGTTCCTGAAATAGATCCAGACGTGTGTTTGGTGtgcaaagaaaggcagtctgatgagatcgagaagaaTCATTGTTCATGTTTCTCCACATTGTTCGGGGGCGTGCGAAACCCAGTACCAGTACAGTTGTTCCATACAACCAGCGGAAAGAACAACGGAGTCATAGCTCGCAGTGTAAGTTCTGCCATCTTAACTCAAATACGGTTAACATTATCTTACCCAACAACGGATAGAACTTCGACCGTGGCATTGCCATTGGCGAATTCACAGGTCTCATCACTAAAGGCATCGAGGGTGTCGACGTAATGCTAGGTGGCACCCGCACCAGAACGTACCAGGTCTTCCAAGGCCAGATGGGCAATTTCACGCGATTCATCAACCACTCCTGTCGTCCAAACAGTCAGTTTCAGCGATTCTATTGGCGGGGAAAGGAACGCATAATTGTCGTCTCGCGAGGAGTGACGGCGGGAAGTGAGATCACCGTTGATTATTCAGATCATTATTGGAagcaattgaacaagataTGTCTTTGTGGGGAACCCTGCTGTCGATTTCGGGAGAGAAGATAATAAAATTTTCAAAGCCTGATGCTTTCATCGATGTACACAGAGCTTCACGGAAAGATATCATGTAATGGAATGGGCTGCTCATTTTTATAATGTCAGGGAGGTCACACGGCGGGCCATATGGAGTCTCCCTGTCAGATGATGTGCAGTCACATGTTGCAAGGCATAACAGCCTCCAAATACCGTTTATTTTATATCAAACATTTATTACAGTAAAGGTTAAGCTGTACCCAATTAATG
The sequence above is a segment of the Aspergillus oryzae RIB40 DNA, chromosome 3 genome. Coding sequences within it:
- a CDS encoding SET domain-containing protein (predicted protein) — encoded protein: MAVYKVCRYHVLTGQGCVDLNNERVVPLSQLTPNVSEIICDERDTTAAPETNQDDHGPRSLKRRKTVSGLRLAPHTQDAAITGTESQIDGCAASDSNGMTDDAQKSSVRQVHSDTRFPQRKNPSKDTSAPALEPTSTDKLIAGIWRQVFSPVKLSRFHSVIEPGIDIRTGVSGEVFRAVNTLCLKYYNQSQSSRALEMIVQAYWIECYEARIAVLRLENPNLSAMEIRMMGLREACAVLNWKEKDLRNRIAIWRGYKEIKDAGGWASLIFASAGVYRFCKYRTGFGEGFSTRLRHIRSSLEVAADTLHPDWRDLLQVIGQQETRQYHGHPHEWVTVTGRPAVPLSSTYEHLQLPNGFHFRFIDECVLDTAAFGTEDPRRVPEIDPDVCLVCKERQSDEIEKNHCSCFSTLFGGVRNPVPVQLFHTTSGKNNGVIARSNFDRGIAIGEFTGLITKGIEGVDVMLGGTRTRTYQVFQGQMGNFTRFINHSCRPNSQFQRFYWRGKERIIVVSRGVTAGT